The following proteins come from a genomic window of Hydractinia symbiolongicarpus strain clone_291-10 chromosome 2, HSymV2.1, whole genome shotgun sequence:
- the LOC130630061 gene encoding uncharacterized protein LOC130630061 — protein MEKWHNTKTEKYSVLLRKIKVNEPEILTDGNKWFCPQCFAHRESTRETQISRSSEILFLHLKRFLKHGEHLVKDNRVVECVSLRDSLLQLPLVSDTDTMFNQNYSLLATINHSGTLTAGHYWAYVKDPATNSWYHCNDRAVCKCSPPILNNNSCYILCYVRC, from the exons ATGGAGAAATGGCATAACACGAAAACTGAGAAATACTCTGTGTTATTGCGGAAAATAAAAGTTAATG AACCGGAAATTCTAACTGATGGAAACAAGTGGTTTTGTCCGCAATGCTTTGCACATAGAGAGAGTACTAGAGAAACGCAAATCAGCAGGAGTAGTGAAATCTTATTCCTGCAtcttaaaaggtttttaaaacatggtGAACATCTGGTAAAAGACAACAGAGTTGTTGAATGTGTTTCTTTACGTGACTCTCTCCTGCAACTACCTCTCGTCAGTGATACGGACACAATGTTTAATCAGAACTACTCATTGTTAGCAACAATTAATCACTCCGGTACATTAACCGCAGGTCATTATTGGGCTTATGTTAAGGATCCTGCCACAAATTCTTGGTACCACTGCAATGATAGAGCGGTTTGCAAATGCTCTCCACCTATTCTCAACAACAATTCATGTTATATTCTTTGTTACGTTCGCTGTTGA